AGGAGGTATATGATATTACAATTTTCGCGCGTTTTTCTTACTTAATAAATGAACATCTCTTTTAAGTAATGAATGTTTGTTCTATAGGCGAGAGCTGGCATTCGAGAGATTCATTTCCTTCCTTTCAATCCTACCGACAAGAGAACCGCCTTGACTTACATCGATTCTGATGGAAGTTGGCACCGAGCTAGTAAAGGTGCACCTGAACAGATCTTGGACCTTTGCAATGCCAAAGAAGATGTAAGGAAAAAGGTTCACTCGATCATTGATAAGTTCGCCGAACGTGGTTTGCGTTCATTGGGAGTTGCAAGACAGGTACAAGCTGGTTAActttttgttttacaaaattattcGATCTCATTTCATTGAATTGGATTGATGTTTTCTCTATTCAGGTTGTTCCCGAGCAAAACAAGGAGAGTCCGGGTGGTCCATGGCAGTTTGTAGGACTCTTGCCTCTCTTTGATCCTCCTAGGCACGATAGTGCTGAGACCATTCGTAGGGCTCTACATCTCGGAGTGAACGTGAAGATGATAACCGGTAACAATTATActttcaaaaaacaaaaaagtttaGTTTTTAGTTTGGTTAACCTTAATCCCCGCAAATACAGGTGATCAACTTGCCATTGCTAAGGAAACCGGAAGAAGACTTGGAATGGGAACAAACATGTACCCTTCAGCTACTTTGCTCGGTCAAAGCAAGGATCCAAGCCTCGCTTCAGTTCCGGTTGAAGAGTTGATCGAGACAGCCGATGGTTTTGCTGGCGTTTTCCCTGGTTTGTCaaacatttgtttttgtttctcaACTCTGTTTGTCTTTTGgtcatgttttatttaataaaatcaatttgtTTCAACAGAGCACAAATATGAGATTGTAAAGAAGTTGCAAGAGATGAAACATATCTGTGGAATGACTGGAGATGGTGTTAACGACGCCCCTGCTCTCAAGAAGGCTGATATTGGGATTGCAGTTGCTGATGCAACTGACGCAGCTCGTGGAGCCTCCGACATTGTGTTGACTGAGCCTGGTTTAAGTGTCATCATCAGCGCGGTTTTAACCAGTCGAGCTATTTTCCAAAGAATGAAGAACTACACGGTTTGCTAGCTAGCTCTTATTACCTTGTCCTGTTATTTTGGTTTTGTCATTTTCTAACATTTGTTTTTCGATTGACAGATATATGCAGTCTCAATCACAATCCGTATTGTGGTAAGTTTTCATTTAAGGGTTAcatgatataattatttgaaaatgttaccaacttgttatattatattaattattttgcaaATTTCATATAGCTTGGATTCATGTTCATTGCTTTGATCTGGAGGTTTGATTTCTCACCATTCATGGTTTTGATCATCGCCATCCTCAACGACGGTGAGCCTTCTCCTTCTCTACCTTTACCTCAACCTATTCGGAATCATAAATGTCTTTGTCTTTATTTATTCTTGAATATTATTCGTTTTTTCGCTATTAGGTACCATTATGACCATATCGAAGGACAGAGTTAAGCCTTCTCCTCTCCCGGATAGCTGGAAACTAAAGGAGATTTTCGCAACCGGAGTGGTGCTTGGAAGTTACCTTGCACTAATGACGGTTATATTCTTCTGGGCAATGCACAAGACTGATTTCTTCCCGGTTAGGAGACAAATCCCTTCTTAAACTGGTCAAAAAAATTCCTTTTCTTTTATGTATTAACATAATTTGAAACTTGTCATCAGAAAACATTTGGAGTTCGATCAATAAGGGACAGTGAAAGTGAGATGATGGCTGCTCTTTACCTTCAAGTCAGTATAGTAAGCCAAGCTCTTATTTTCGTGACCAGATCGCGAAGCTGGTCGTTTTTCGAACGACCCGGTTTTCTATTGCTTGGCGCCTTCATGGCTGCACAATTGGTAAGAAACAATCTTTTCATATAGATTATTGTCATGATCATGTTAATAATAGTTATAACTAAACAAATTgatcaaatgttttaaaatgaaatCTAGTTAGTTGGTCTCATTATTTtcagataatattttattattataggaCCCACATATGTATAaccataattcaaaatataactgATTTCTTATTTCATTTACTATTCCATTAcaaatttagatgaaataatgttatCGAATATATAGGTTGCAACCGTAATTGCTGTATACGCAACCTGGGACTTTGCTAGAATCAAAGGATGCGGTTGGGGATGGGCAGGTGTTATATGGTTATATAGCATCGTCTTTTACTTTCCTCTAGACATATTGAAATTTGCCACTCGTTACATCTTGAGCGGAAAAGCCTGGAACAACATGTTGGATAACAaggtaaaacaaaaaaaacaaacttttaagGTAAAATTCTCAATATCAAAGCGAACGATAATTCCTAATGCGCGTTTAATTTGACAAAACAGACTGCATTCACGTCGAAGAAGGATTACGGAAAGGAGGAAAGAGAAGCACAATGGGCACTCGCCCAAAGAACATTACATGGTCTTCAACCACCAGAAGCTTCAAACATCTTCAATGATAAGAGCAGTTACAGAGAACTTTCTGAAATAGCTGAACAAGCTAAGAGAAGAGCTGAAATTGCAAGGTAATAATAATGTTACAATTATTTATGGATTTCATTCagtcttattaataataaattgatgtTCAAATTTAGGCTCCGAGAACTGAATACTTTAAAGGGACACGTGGAGTCGGTGGTGAAGCTTAAAGGGCTCGATCTCGATAACATTCAGCAACATTACACCGTGTGAGAAACTACGAAAAATGGGACATGTTGGGCTTGAAAAAGAGAGGGGAGGTTAAATCCTAGCTAGATGTAATCTTCCTAGACTAATGGGATTAACTTTGTGTTGAAAATTTCAATATGTTTTTGAgctgttttttattttcaattaaaatgttgtacttttttttttttttttcaaaagtaaCTTATTTCCATAAGGAAAAATACTGTGCTTGGTTGGCTGGATGGCTAGCTTTATAAAAGCCCTCAATTGCAAGAGAAACATGAAGTTTCTAAATCACTCTCTTGTGTCtaatttgatttggtttgtGATTGATCCAATTTGTCTTTTATCTTTATgttcaatatttgaattttttttattactatatagTGTTTAACCTATAGTTTAAAGTGACCGTAGCTTTTATAGTAGAATAGACTCTAGTtgaaaaaaagaagtaaatttaaattgttaattacTTAATTGAGATGGAGcttaaaaaacaaaactaatCTTTCCTTTTTCTATGGAATAAATGTGGAGATATACTTACACCAAGAAAATCATTTAAATCACTAATAGGAAAACTTTTAcacaagtttatttatttattgttgagGATAAGTTGGTATGATTGAGGCCACTTACAACAATTTTAAgtatctttcaaaaaaaaattataattatacgtTATTTTTTTCGAATTAATCTTTCTAagttaaacatttttttctcatattctgatttgtattgaaaaaaatgaaattagcAAATGTTTTGAGTTTCAGGAGAGTTATGTCGACTTATTGAGTGTTAAAGTACGATTCAAGATATTTGGGgacccgattatcactaaaataaaAGGTAAGTTATTGAGATGGAAAGacaaaataatcttaaaaaatgGTTGGTTGGTCCTTATTAAAAGTTTGTTATCAgggaaatttgactaaataacctcaaagatgaggttatttgagcCGGTGGtaaattactaattaaattgcgctcgtggtctttttatttttttttgacgaaattgcccttgtagcgaaacgctaagagacttagcgtttcgctaagtggattaggtttagtataaatacttaaatttttccatttccttcattttctttctctctcttcgctctcttctcttgttctttctttGACGGCGGCGACGGAGGCGGCGGCTACGGCGACGGAGGCGACATAGCTTACATGATCTtgatttcaaaccctaacctaaatcgatttatgtttttatttacacgATCTTCATTTCAAATCCTAACCCTAAActtattttgcatgcaggtgaAGGATTTGaaggatttgaaggtcgaagaaaaaaggagaagaagatcttcatttcaaaccttaacctaattcgatttatgttcatgtttccattatcttatcttcatttcaaacccttcgATTTAAtctgttcttatttggttcatattggttctgtttcagggaagattcgctaagtgtttaccgtttcgctaagtgcttatcgtttcgctaagtgcttaccgtttcgctaagtgcttatcgtttcgctaagtgcttaccgtttcgctaagtgcttaccgtttcgctaagtgcttaccgtttcgctaagtgcttaccttttgtttcttttttagacCTTGTTCGTATAAGGgtatgaaaaaaatgttttatgcaactaattaaaaatttcacTGAAATCTTTTGCATATGGTGTAGACTGATAAAGAGTCAAAGATGAGGAGCAATAGTTATAATCCATTTTTTGAAGATCATCACTCCCATGAGTACATATACTGAGCTTTGCGACTTATTGTTGCCTTTATGATGAAGACTCTTTGTTTAGATCGGGATGGATGGaatgatgtattattattattattagttatgtgTGTGTGAATGCTACTTAAGATTAAGATGATGACGATGTTTTGCTGTTTGTTGCAGCAAATACAGTAatgttctttctttttataaGGTTGCTAGAGAGAACTAAACTAAACTTGGCTATGtagatataattgttttaacttgTGTGCTTTTTGtgacattaatatataatgttcaTTTTTTCAGTATTTTTGGCATTCAtcatctttttattttgattgtttttgtatatgattaaaaacaaattctagAGTTTACTCTTAAAAAGTATATTAGTTATTGTAAGACGTGAGAAAATAGACTATAAATATCCAAAACAAACCACAAATATATCACTATATTAACTGTGATTTTATGATGGGGATTTAGTCGTTGCGATCTCTTTAAGATTCAAGAGGTACTCTTTGTGACACTTTATTCCTACTATCGGGTCGGTTTTGATACAAGTATCGTTACCCGTGAAGAAATATACTAAAAGTACCTCGAGACCAATATAATCAAGCTCAAGAGGTACCCTAATAAAggtatttatagtttattagtgaagtacatatttacaataattgatacaaataaacaaataatctttGCTCTTGCTAACACTACAAAAAGCTTCGGGGCTCCTGTTAGCACTACAAAAAGCTTTGGTCCTTTTCTCGGGTTCATAGAGTCGTGTTTCGTTTACCAACAACGGAAGACCCCACAATGCAGGTAGCAACAACAGTTAGGAACAAGATGTCGTCAGCCTCAATGAAACTCCAAAAGAACATTTATTGGAAAGTCTATTGTGTTTTTTTCGCTTCTATTTTTGTTTCCTCTTAGAGGAgatcaacattttttaattccATCATATTCTTTCAAAGCATTTATGCTTTGTTCTAATTTAATAACatcatattcaaaaaaatattatttaataagtgTAAGATAATGATAGCctgaaaaaaattgatcaataatataaaatttggtggcaaaaacatatacaaatgtTAGACAAACCAAATATAACGAATGATGAGACTGCTGGTTGATGAAATAACTAGACAACTCGATATAGCAAACATATTAGGAAATGTGTTTTACAATCAATGTTTCATCGAAATGGATGTAAAGAAGAAACTCGTCATTATCTGTAATGACAATATTATCTGATTTATTTGCAGAGAACATCATCTATTATTGCAGCCAAACTTGAACatatacaaacaaacaaaataagtaaaaaaaagagaattgtGATCAAATTCATTAGTAACCAATGGCAATTATAACAATGACAGAATTACAATAACAATAACCAAAATTACAAAGCCAAAAAACACCAACTTCATCAACATCCcacctctctttctttctttctctctagctatattcaaaaattacaaCAAATTATCTTCCTTCAATCTCCCCTGTCTGGATGATGTATATGTTTCTTCTCCATGTCTTGACGGGGATTGGGgaagaagtagaagaagatTACCTCAAATCCAGCGCTTGCGTCCTCCTCGTGAGTTATGAGCTCCTTGAAACCACCTATCCCATCCTACCACTGCTGGACCTTTAGTGCTGCATGCAGTTCAGTTAAATTCATTCTCAACAATGTTAATAATCTATCATCTATCTATCTACTACTGCTCTTAACTCTTTCTATAAATCAAACAGTtaacaacaaataaaatgtaaagGGATTGATGAAATTGTACATACATAGGGAGCAAAAGATCAGACAGACTTTGTCCAAGATTATCTATCATTTATCTATCTACTACTGCTATTATTTCCGTTTATTGATTATCTAAATACATAATGATCTCCAATATACACCATAAGAAAATATATCTATGTACTTTAAACAGGCAGACTTTGTCCAAAATTATCTAAATGGTTGAAAATGCTTAACATATCCTTTGTATTATGTATAATCTTCAAAAAGAGATAGGAAAATCTCTAGATAGCTTAACaatgcataataataataataaaaaaaaaaaaatagggttCAATATATCCATTTCGAAATgttaagcacttagcgaaacgctaagcacttagcgaaacgctaagcacttagcgaaacgctaagcacttagcgaaacgctaagcacttagcgaaacgctaagcacttagcgaaacgctaagcacttagcgaaacgctaagcacttagcgaaacgctaagcacttaacgaaacgctaagcacttagcgaaacggaaagtaaaccctaaacaacagattcgaagatgcataaaccaaacatcaataataaacTTGAAGTATAATAGGATAAACGTACCAAGTGGAATCGTgcttgtgctcgtcgtggagcttATCGTCGTGGATTTCGCCGTCGCCGCCGATTGCCGCCGCCCAgcttagagagaaggaggagaagagcgggaagagagagaagaagaaaaaaagaaatgaaaaaaataggctggaatatattaaatagtaagggtaatctggacatttcacaccttaccacttagcgaaacgctaagtcccttagcgtttcgctacaagggcaatttcgtcaaaaaaaaataaaaagaccacgagcgcaatttaattagtaatttaCCACCAgctcaaataacctcatctttgaggttatttagtcaaatttcccTGTTATCATCCATGGCCacatatatgatataattattcTTTCTTTCAAAAAGTGTGacagtgaaaataaaaaaaataatgtgtaaatttttatgaaatttttttaacttattattttgttatctagtgaaatatgataattttaaatattttaaggataatGAGGACTCGTTATCCgagattttgtttcatttaataaGACCATTCTATCGAAATGATACAGTAGATTTACATTGGAGCTATATAGTCTTTATGTATCGAGGATCAGATTTAAGTATGATCAGAACTAGAATGGTTCACCAAAATGTTTAATCATTTAGTGAATTGTAGCATTTAAAGAGGATTTTATTCTATATGCAAGAGTTTTCGCAAACAAATCGGATTTATCATAAGATAGATTTTTGATCAATTTTTGGGATGATACTTTATGTATCATAAGCTTTCTTTAATAGATATAGGTAAGAATATCATAATTAATGACATgtttaattctaaaaattaaatattagagaGAAAGTTTCTCTCATAACAAAAGTAGGACGCAAACAAGTGTCTCCGTCTGATcaagacgttatgcgttgaTAAGACAATGataattttcatgtaaaatattgttataatttgttcgctaagatgattCCATATGGTTTTTATGGGATGAAGTTTTAGAACTCAAAGATTTAATCTAAAATCTCGTTATTTGatgtgaaaattttataaatgatatgtgaatgaaaaaatgttaCATTACCAAGGGGTAGCTAGAATCTTTTGTAGAGTATGACTAAGATTCATTAGATGATGTCCGAGTCTTTGAATAATTGttggaaattttgaatttagatGATTAATATGATAGACCTACATATTTTTTggtcaattatttaatttgagagAAATCGTTCAACCTTCAATAATCATAGTCGTTCAATTCGTatcattaataatgttattattatgacaattttttagatttgtttcTAAAAGCAGTGGAGATGATCGATCAGAGAGTTACTcgttttttttaagatttacgAACTCGATAATATGTTGGATAAAcgtgtttgtattttttttcatgttttttgattttttattttattttctaattttatcatttttaatatgtataaattatttttaaaatatgtaattttattttaaatgttccACATATAACCACAGATAACCTTTATCCACCCTGGTAGTATATGTGCaactatatatatcaatttttgtatctgaattatttatttggttataaatttataattatttatttgaaaaaagcGAATTAAACCAGGCCATTCCCTACACACAAGCTGCCAATGTGGACAACTATTTAAACCCTTTAAGGAAGATGGACAACTATTTAAACCCTTTAAGGAAGATAAAGTTGTATTTGTACCTTTAATTAGTCCTCCTATACATttgctatattttttttttttgaaaagtacACTTTATTGTACAAAATAGTTTGTAAAGattttataatctaaaatataaaataaagtgttttttctttttctttacaGAAATCATTTATTCAGTGTCAAGGACTCACAACAAGAAATTCAACCCTATGAGATATCAGTTAGTACCAATATTATCAAAAAAACCCTATTTTCTATTTCTCTTTGGTGATTTAAATGTTCTTTTGTTGTCtctttagttatatttttttatataatttataataaataatgtcataatttgaatatatatacatatatatagatattcacctttaaaaaaataaataaaactaatttcactaaaaaattatgtaaaattgtTGGCAAGGTCAAACAATTAGACTTCAACTAACAAAAAAATCCAGTATATTATATTGTCCCCTCCTGGCTCAAACACAAACGATATTCGACAAAGAAAGGAGTCGTGTTTGTGGGCATTGTCAGATCCTCTTCTCATTTAAAAGGAAAACGCTTTACAACATCAAAATGAGTTACACGAATAAAGAACACGAAGTTGCATTTATGCTAGCTAGCCGAGGAGCAGATGAAAGAATCGAAAGTCCAAAGATATCACAAAACTCAGTATTGTAATGTGTAATTGGAGAAAATAGTCAACAAGTTATCGAGAGCATCTGGTAAAAATTTCCTCGCAAACAGGTAACACGGTCTCTGAATTCCGTTCCACATACAAGGTACCCGCTGTGTTTGTTTCTgcaccaaacaaaaataaataaatacgaGCCAATGCACGAGTAAAGGTAAGGAAAAATGTATACATACCCTTTCTTCACTTGTAACATGCACACTTACATCAATAGACTGCATATCATAAGAATATATATCTtgttaaattagtaaaaaaaattataaagtaaagtgatcatgatgaagaagagaaataatACAGTTAAATTCTGAAGAAGATCATCACTAATATCAAGTGCACTGTATGATTTTGGATGCCATTTTCCTTCAGACCAATCAACATTTGTTACTGACCAGTTTGCAATGCCAGTTGGATCAAGCATCTATACAAAAAAAAGCTTAGAAGTTGCGCCCatccaaagttttttttttattgaaataatgttCTTACGCTAAAAAACGTGGGTAGGTAATGCTCGTCGGAATAGCAGTTCCGCCCATTCATTCCCGGCTGTAAAAAAATATACCCACGTTATCAAAcaaatccaaaaaaaaagttTCGAGGATTTCATGTTGGGTAAAAGAAGAAAGTACCCGGCAGTACTCCTTGAATTTCGTGTAGTATAAACTGTCAGCCATTACAACAATTGCATGCTGTCGCTTCAACGTGAACCACTGCATGAAAGTTAAAAACTCATTGAATTACTCGAAGATGAAACCGTAAAcaaaaagaacaaaaacaaaaagtcATTGTTTTAGTTTACCTGAGCACCCTTTCGAAAATCCTTTTTCTCGACTTCAGGCAACATGTGTTCAGAATACCTACCACTCCCATGAACACCAGGATCCTCAAAGCTGATATACACgcaaacacaaaaaaaaacattagcaTATAACAACCGCAACATGAAACACAACAAGTAAACCATACCTGtcgacaaaactgacattcgtGTGCATCAGATATCGAAAGACATAATCAAAATCATGCAAAGGCACACAGCTGCAAAACACATACATAAAAAAGGTTTAATCGCTAAAGTTAATCATTTGCGACGAAAATGATCAAAAAAACATTCTGCAAACCTTTCAGACAACAAAACAAAATGTTGGTTATCGCGATCTTTAAGTGCATTTGCTAACAGCCGTTTTTCTGCATTCACCATAGAAATTGTCCCCCAATCTACCTAAAATCAAAACCAATAGAAGCAAATAAGTTTCAATATTTCAAACAACAAACAATGAAAGAATCCACACCTTTTCACTTCGGATCTCCCTATTGATGAAATAACGGCTAAAATGTAATGTTTTCTCCTTCGAAGCATGAATATAGACCGAAAATCTCCCCTCATGACCCTGCCATAAACATTGTATTAACAGAATTGCCACAAATTACCCAAAACAAAGAAAGTAAAAAGAACTCACCTGAAAGAATTTATCCCAAAGCTTCTCAAATGGTAAAAGACCAGGAGTCAAGAACATAAAAGCAATTTTAGGGTTCTTCAATTGAAGTGGAGGAGTTCTTAGTATATCCTTTATAACAACATGGGAAGCAAGTTCTTCATCACTGTATTCTCTTACAGAAGGAGGAAGCCAACTAGAAAACCCTTTGCAGCCTTTAGATGAGAATACATAACAGGCTGAAGAATTATGAGATGGATATAC
This is a stretch of genomic DNA from Impatiens glandulifera chromosome 4, dImpGla2.1, whole genome shotgun sequence. It encodes these proteins:
- the LOC124934200 gene encoding glycosyltransferase BC10-like; its protein translation is MKISKGSRLTMKDMQLLPTTRYRGHIKKPRWIILLISMFIVLFVCAYVYPSHNSSACYVFSSKGCKGFSSWLPPSVREYSDEELASHVVIKDILRTPPLQLKNPKIAFMFLTPGLLPFEKLWDKFFQGHEGRFSVYIHASKEKTLHFSRYFINREIRSEKVDWGTISMVNAEKRLLANALKDRDNQHFVLLSESCVPLHDFDYVFRYLMHTNVSFVDSFEDPGVHGSGRYSEHMLPEVEKKDFRKGAQWFTLKRQHAIVVMADSLYYTKFKEYCRPGMNGRNCYSDEHYLPTFFSMLDPTGIANWSVTNVDWSEGKWHPKSYSALDISDDLLQNLTSIDVSVHVTSEERKQTQRVPCMWNGIQRPCYLFARKFLPDALDNLLTIFSNYTLQY
- the LOC124936893 gene encoding plasma membrane ATPase 4-like; translation: MATDKGISLEGIKNETVDLEKVPIEEVFEQLKCSREGLSSEEGNNRIQIFGPNKLEEKRESKFLKFLGFMWNPLSWVMEAAAIMAIALANGGGKPPDWQDFVGIFCLLVINSTISYIEENNAGNAAAALMANLAPKTKVLRDGKWSEQEAAVLVPGDIVSIKLGDIVPADARLLEGDPLKVDQSALTGESLPVTKNPYDEVFSGSTCKQGEIEAIVIATGVHTFFGKAAHLVDSTNQVGHFQKVLTAIGNFCICSIAIGMLVEIIVMYPIQRRKYRDGIDNLLVLLIGGIPIAMPTVLSVTMAIGSHKLSTQGAITKRMTAIEEMAGMDVLCSDKTGTLTLNKLSVDKNLVECFAKGVDKDLVMLIAARASRVENQDAIDTAIVGMLSDPKEARAGIREIHFLPFNPTDKRTALTYIDSDGSWHRASKGAPEQILDLCNAKEDVRKKVHSIIDKFAERGLRSLGVARQVVPEQNKESPGGPWQFVGLLPLFDPPRHDSAETIRRALHLGVNVKMITGDQLAIAKETGRRLGMGTNMYPSATLLGQSKDPSLASVPVEELIETADGFAGVFPEHKYEIVKKLQEMKHICGMTGDGVNDAPALKKADIGIAVADATDAARGASDIVLTEPGLSVIISAVLTSRAIFQRMKNYTIYAVSITIRIVLGFMFIALIWRFDFSPFMVLIIAILNDGTIMTISKDRVKPSPLPDSWKLKEIFATGVVLGSYLALMTVIFFWAMHKTDFFPKTFGVRSIRDSESEMMAALYLQVSIVSQALIFVTRSRSWSFFERPGFLLLGAFMAAQLVATVIAVYATWDFARIKGCGWGWAGVIWLYSIVFYFPLDILKFATRYILSGKAWNNMLDNKTAFTSKKDYGKEEREAQWALAQRTLHGLQPPEASNIFNDKSSYRELSEIAEQAKRRAEIARLRELNTLKGHVESVVKLKGLDLDNIQQHYTV